A part of Bacillus thuringiensis genomic DNA contains:
- a CDS encoding M4 family metallopeptidase, producing the protein MKNKKEIAIVALTTGLALTSVTPYGVGYAEEMGKMKVEIQEDSFRTGELTQPSQKTPENVVKDALKENTEHALSPKQVSGDEGVDYKVVQKRGSYDGTTLVRMQQIYEGKEVYGHQLTAHVDKKGIIKSISGESAQNLTQEHLKNASNLSKEEAKQYIYTKYGNDIKFISEPEVKEVIFVNEKNGQASNAYQVTFTATTPNYVSGTYLVNANNGDMLKNMVQESGLKVSEEHVESIEESKKSNLKSLTGTGIDDVGINRTFGISEQSNGKYALADYTRGQGIETYDVNYRDITFEGRYYPGILATSTSTTFNDTKAVSAHFLATKVYDFYKDKYKRNSFDNKGKKVVSVVHAWDSGETDDPKNWGNAFSANINNVSMLIYGDPMVKAFDIAGHEFTHAITSSESNLEFSGESGAINEALSDIMGTAIEKYINNGEFNWTIGEQSGSVLRNMKNPSAVKFFDGVPYPDDYSKYSDLNGEDNEGVHFNSSIINKVAYLIAQGGTHNGVTVNGIGEDKMFDIFYYANTDELNMTSNFSELRLACLKVASNKYGANSIEVEAVQKAFDAAKIKGTVKENEKTEANQVPDLTVPLTSTLRVGDTFDSMRNVKAIDKEDGELTNRVEHKGDVDTSKPGKYIVDYSVVDSQGGNATATQTVIVEGNVETSDLNPTLTVPAAATIHVGDSFDPMAKVKAIDKEDGDLTSKVKVDGKVDTSKAGTYVLTYTVTDSKGHEGTAKQTVTVKVREEVKNEIPILKVPTTTTITKGDQFDPMAGVSATDKENGDLTSKVVYEGALDTSKAGTFEIIYSVTDSVGNEVHAIQKVLVKDKDTSKAKGITNNSNNGNIPNNSNSDKKEFTYKELPNTGASETNSTALGIWMIIVGTVLTLVRKFRKI; encoded by the coding sequence ATGAAAAATAAAAAAGAAATAGCTATAGTTGCATTAACAACAGGATTAGCTTTAACAAGTGTAACACCATATGGAGTAGGTTATGCAGAGGAAATGGGAAAAATGAAAGTTGAAATTCAAGAGGATTCGTTCCGTACAGGTGAACTTACACAACCATCACAAAAGACGCCAGAGAATGTAGTGAAAGATGCACTTAAAGAAAATACGGAGCATGCTTTGTCTCCAAAACAAGTTAGTGGAGACGAAGGGGTAGATTACAAAGTTGTTCAAAAACGTGGCTCTTATGATGGGACTACACTTGTGCGTATGCAACAAATATATGAAGGAAAAGAAGTATATGGACATCAATTGACTGCTCATGTAGATAAAAAGGGGATTATTAAAAGTATTTCAGGAGAAAGTGCACAAAATTTAACACAAGAACATTTAAAGAATGCTAGTAATTTATCAAAAGAAGAAGCAAAACAATATATTTATACGAAGTACGGGAACGATATTAAATTTATTTCTGAGCCAGAAGTTAAGGAAGTTATTTTTGTTAATGAAAAGAATGGGCAAGCTAGCAATGCATATCAAGTTACATTTACTGCTACAACACCAAACTATGTATCTGGAACTTATCTAGTGAATGCTAATAATGGTGATATGTTGAAAAATATGGTGCAAGAATCAGGTTTAAAAGTAAGTGAAGAGCATGTTGAATCTATTGAGGAGAGTAAAAAAAGCAATCTCAAATCATTAACTGGAACAGGAATAGATGATGTAGGTATAAATCGCACATTTGGTATTTCAGAACAGAGTAACGGAAAATATGCGCTTGCTGATTACACACGAGGGCAAGGAATTGAGACCTACGATGTAAATTATAGAGATATTACTTTTGAAGGAAGGTATTATCCTGGTATATTAGCAACTAGTACTTCAACAACATTTAATGATACAAAGGCGGTAAGTGCTCATTTCTTAGCAACAAAGGTATATGATTTTTATAAAGACAAATATAAGCGTAATAGTTTTGATAATAAGGGAAAAAAAGTAGTATCAGTTGTACATGCATGGGATTCCGGAGAAACAGATGATCCTAAAAATTGGGGGAATGCATTTAGTGCTAATATTAACAATGTTAGTATGCTTATATACGGTGATCCAATGGTAAAAGCGTTTGACATAGCGGGCCATGAATTTACACATGCTATTACATCTAGCGAATCTAATCTTGAATTTTCCGGAGAATCTGGGGCAATTAACGAGGCATTATCTGATATTATGGGAACGGCTATTGAGAAATATATAAATAATGGGGAATTTAATTGGACAATAGGAGAACAAAGTGGATCAGTTCTCCGTAATATGAAAAATCCATCTGCAGTCAAATTTTTTGATGGAGTACCGTATCCAGATGATTATAGTAAATACAGTGATTTAAACGGAGAGGATAATGAGGGTGTTCATTTCAACTCAAGTATTATTAATAAAGTCGCTTATTTAATTGCACAAGGTGGCACACATAACGGTGTAACTGTAAATGGTATTGGAGAAGATAAAATGTTTGATATTTTCTATTATGCGAATACTGATGAATTGAACATGACTTCTAATTTCTCTGAATTAAGATTAGCGTGTCTTAAAGTTGCATCAAACAAATATGGAGCAAACTCAATTGAGGTTGAAGCAGTCCAAAAAGCTTTTGATGCAGCAAAAATTAAAGGGACAGTGAAAGAAAACGAAAAAACTGAAGCAAACCAAGTCCCTGACTTAACTGTACCGCTTACAAGTACACTACGTGTAGGTGATACGTTTGACTCGATGAGGAATGTAAAAGCTATTGATAAAGAAGATGGTGAATTAACAAATAGAGTAGAACATAAAGGTGATGTAGATACTTCTAAACCAGGCAAATACATTGTGGATTACTCTGTCGTTGATTCTCAAGGAGGGAATGCAACGGCAACACAGACTGTAATTGTAGAGGGAAATGTAGAAACATCAGATCTAAATCCTACATTAACAGTGCCTGCAGCAGCGACAATTCATGTAGGAGATTCATTCGATCCAATGGCAAAAGTAAAAGCTATTGATAAAGAAGACGGCGATCTTACATCTAAAGTAAAAGTTGATGGTAAAGTAGATACATCTAAAGCAGGCACTTATGTATTAACGTATACAGTTACAGATTCTAAAGGTCATGAAGGAACTGCGAAACAAACTGTAACGGTCAAAGTTAGAGAAGAAGTTAAGAATGAAATACCAATATTAAAAGTACCTACTACAACTACAATTACTAAGGGGGATCAATTCGATCCAATGGCAGGAGTATCAGCTACTGATAAGGAGAACGGTGACCTTACTTCTAAAGTAGTTTATGAAGGAGCTTTAGATACCTCTAAAGCAGGTACTTTTGAAATAATATATAGTGTCACAGATTCTGTAGGTAATGAGGTACATGCAATACAAAAAGTATTAGTGAAGGATAAAGACACTAGCAAAGCTAAAGGTATTACTAATAACAGTAATAACGGTAATATCCCGAACAATAGTAATTCCGATAAAAAAGAATTTACATATAAAGAGCTTCCCAACACGGGTGCAAGTGAAACGAACAGTACAGCATTGGGCATATGGATGATTATTGTCGGTACAGTACTCACTTTGGTTCGCAAATTTAGAAAGATATAA
- a CDS encoding AraC family transcriptional regulator: MTKKLSLVEIEYICNMFFQSFEIPVCFLDCNQNILIEFTSKNDSHSWYASNIEQLHVLLQKNDTYNFPIFRTHQHLGHFILIHIKSDYMMNGTVIIGPLTHVNFSTSKTDSNLNFISNYKKTINHYFSLSVKDQNFFVNIAILFYNILYKKNSDVGTFSNNSDSFHVSHSSILNEDVYIAMQKDESICHNLYIEQQLLRAIENGDKETVLKYYYEFQQETLSSLSSFHQLRRHKNICISSITLATRYAIKGGLPSGIAYKIYDLHIQKTEDLKDTESVWDLLRNVFCTFADRVKAQKVQKHSKTIAICKNYIFENIYNQISVKQLAKFANVNSDYLSILFKKEVGISLIEYIQRERIEEAKKLLTFTTHPLSDICASLNFSDQSYFTKIFKKFTNETPGKYRKSHVII; encoded by the coding sequence ATGACTAAAAAGCTCAGTCTAGTTGAGATAGAGTACATTTGTAATATGTTTTTCCAATCTTTTGAAATTCCAGTTTGTTTTTTAGATTGTAACCAAAATATTCTTATTGAGTTTACATCAAAAAATGATTCACATTCGTGGTATGCATCAAACATAGAGCAGTTACATGTGCTTTTACAGAAAAATGATACATATAATTTCCCCATCTTCAGAACTCACCAACATTTAGGACACTTTATTTTAATTCACATAAAGAGCGATTATATGATGAACGGTACTGTTATTATTGGACCCTTAACACATGTAAATTTTTCTACAAGTAAAACGGATAGTAACCTTAATTTTATTTCTAATTATAAAAAAACAATTAACCATTATTTTTCATTGTCAGTCAAAGATCAAAATTTCTTTGTAAATATAGCAATATTGTTCTATAACATTCTCTATAAAAAAAATTCAGATGTAGGTACCTTTTCAAATAACAGTGACTCATTTCATGTAAGTCATAGCAGTATCTTAAACGAGGATGTATATATTGCAATGCAAAAAGACGAATCTATTTGTCATAACTTGTATATAGAGCAACAACTACTTAGAGCTATAGAAAACGGGGATAAAGAAACCGTACTCAAATATTATTACGAATTCCAACAAGAGACTCTTTCATCCTTATCTTCATTTCATCAATTAAGACGTCATAAAAACATTTGTATTTCATCCATCACACTTGCTACTAGATATGCTATAAAAGGAGGACTTCCTTCCGGGATTGCTTACAAGATTTACGATCTACACATTCAAAAGACAGAGGATTTAAAAGACACAGAATCTGTTTGGGATTTATTAAGAAATGTTTTCTGTACTTTTGCAGACCGTGTAAAAGCACAAAAAGTACAGAAACACTCAAAGACTATCGCTATTTGCAAAAACTATATTTTTGAAAATATTTACAATCAAATATCTGTTAAACAACTTGCTAAATTTGCAAACGTAAATTCAGATTATTTATCTATATTATTCAAAAAAGAAGTCGGTATTTCATTAATTGAGTACATTCAACGTGAACGAATCGAAGAAGCGAAGAAATTATTAACTTTCACAACCCATCCCTTATCAGACATATGTGCTTCGCTCAACTTTAGTGATCAAAGCTATTTTACTAAAATTTTTAAAAAATTCACTAACGAAACACCTGGTAAATACCGGAAATCTCATGTTATCATATAG
- a CDS encoding SpaA isopeptide-forming pilin-related protein, protein MKKIFSVLLVFFLTFSTWSSVLVKAASPSKGTLTIHKYEQEKDGAPGLEGDGSANQEVPTNARPLKGVTFEVKRVASFEKISNDGKIVKEDVKPVMGATPTQVVTDDNGQAVLKDLPLGRYEVKEVAGPPHVNLNPNTYTVDIPLTNKEGKVLNYDVHMYPKNEIKRGAVDLVKTGANEKALAGAVFSLFKKDGTEVKKELATDGNGHIRVQGLEYGEYYFQETKAPKGYVIDQTKREFFIKNTGTINEDGTITSGTVVKVEVKNYEEPTINKKINGNLEALPINPLTNYNYDIKTLIPEDIKEYKKYVVTDTLDNRLMIQGKPIVKIDGAEVNTSIVEVAVEGQKVTATVKDFTKLDGKKEFHLQIKSQVKEGVASGAEILNTAKIDFINKNDVIGEKESKPVVVVPTTGIIELTKVDGADKKKLKGAEFVLKDKNGKVVVVAGKEVTGVSDENGVIKWTNIPYGDYQIFETKAPTYTKEDGTTASYQLLKDPIDVKISENNQTVKLSIENNKSGWILPVTGGIGTTLFTVLGLALMATAAFVFFRKKFANN, encoded by the coding sequence ATGAAAAAAATATTTAGTGTGCTTTTAGTATTTTTCTTAACATTTTCTACATGGTCTAGTGTATTAGTAAAGGCAGCTTCACCATCCAAAGGTACTTTAACGATTCATAAATATGAACAAGAAAAAGATGGCGCACCAGGACTAGAAGGTGATGGCTCTGCAAATCAAGAGGTACCAACAAATGCGAGACCGTTAAAAGGTGTAACGTTTGAAGTGAAAAGGGTTGCATCGTTTGAAAAAATTTCAAACGATGGGAAAATCGTGAAAGAAGATGTGAAGCCAGTAATGGGAGCAACTCCAACTCAAGTAGTAACAGATGATAACGGACAAGCTGTATTAAAAGATCTTCCGCTAGGACGTTATGAAGTGAAAGAAGTGGCAGGACCTCCGCATGTTAACCTAAATCCAAATACGTATACAGTGGATATTCCATTAACGAATAAAGAGGGTAAGGTACTAAACTATGATGTTCATATGTATCCGAAAAATGAGATTAAACGTGGTGCAGTTGATTTAGTAAAGACTGGTGCAAATGAAAAAGCATTAGCAGGTGCAGTATTCTCTTTATTTAAAAAAGATGGTACAGAAGTGAAAAAAGAGTTAGCAACAGATGGTAATGGGCATATTCGCGTGCAAGGATTAGAGTATGGGGAATACTATTTCCAAGAGACAAAGGCGCCGAAAGGGTATGTAATAGATCAGACTAAACGAGAGTTTTTTATAAAGAACACCGGAACTATTAATGAAGATGGAACAATTACTTCTGGTACAGTAGTTAAAGTAGAAGTGAAAAACTATGAAGAACCAACTATTAATAAAAAGATTAACGGAAATTTGGAAGCGTTACCAATAAATCCGTTAACTAATTACAATTATGATATCAAAACATTAATACCAGAAGACATTAAAGAATACAAAAAATATGTAGTAACAGATACTTTGGACAATCGTTTAATGATTCAAGGAAAGCCAATTGTGAAGATTGATGGAGCGGAAGTAAATACAAGTATTGTAGAGGTAGCTGTAGAAGGTCAAAAAGTAACAGCTACAGTAAAAGATTTCACAAAATTAGATGGTAAAAAAGAATTTCATTTGCAAATTAAATCACAAGTAAAAGAAGGAGTAGCTTCTGGTGCCGAAATTTTAAATACAGCAAAAATTGATTTTATAAATAAAAATGATGTAATTGGAGAAAAGGAATCTAAACCTGTAGTTGTTGTTCCGACAACTGGAATTATCGAGTTAACAAAAGTAGATGGTGCTGATAAGAAGAAATTAAAAGGTGCGGAGTTTGTACTTAAAGATAAAAATGGAAAAGTAGTTGTTGTGGCAGGTAAAGAAGTCACAGGTGTATCAGATGAAAATGGTGTTATTAAATGGACTAACATTCCGTATGGAGACTATCAAATTTTTGAAACGAAAGCACCAACTTATACAAAAGAAGATGGTACAACAGCTTCATATCAATTATTAAAGGACCCTATTGATGTAAAGATTAGCGAAAATAATCAAACGGTTAAATTATCGATTGAAAATAATAAAAGTGGATGGATTCTTCCTGTAACGGGTGGTATCGGAACAACTCTATTTACTGTACTAGGCCTTGCGTTAATGGCTACAGCGGCATTTGTTTTCTTTAGAAAAAAGTTTGCTAATAATTAA
- a CDS encoding class C sortase has translation MKRNLVLGGIFLFGLAIFLYPTISNWLATRAHYSEISSYDKKIQALQKKEVERREKEATEYNKQVQTSMKTFADPFSEEKNNHQAYADALNLGDVMGYIEISKINIKLPIYQGTSEEVLSRGVGHLDYSSLPVGGENTHTILTGHRGLPSAKLFTDLDKLSEGDLFYIHSLDKILAYKVDQIKVVLPHETDDLKIVENKDYITLITCTPYGVNTNRLLVRGERVEFNQEEKQGMSTEVSMFNKWTVIVPILLLCTLLFVIYKKKIIR, from the coding sequence ATGAAACGAAATCTTGTTTTAGGAGGTATTTTTTTATTTGGATTAGCTATTTTTTTATATCCTACTATTAGTAATTGGTTGGCGACTCGTGCACATTATTCTGAGATTAGCTCCTACGATAAGAAGATCCAAGCACTACAAAAGAAAGAAGTTGAACGTAGGGAAAAAGAAGCAACCGAATATAATAAACAAGTTCAAACTTCCATGAAAACATTTGCAGATCCATTTTCTGAAGAAAAAAATAATCATCAAGCGTATGCTGATGCGTTAAATTTAGGTGATGTAATGGGGTATATTGAAATATCGAAAATTAATATAAAACTGCCAATCTATCAAGGGACCTCTGAGGAAGTTTTAAGTCGCGGGGTAGGTCATTTAGATTATTCTTCACTTCCGGTAGGTGGAGAAAATACGCACACTATTTTAACAGGGCATCGTGGTTTACCATCAGCAAAATTATTTACAGATTTAGATAAGTTGAGTGAAGGAGATCTTTTTTATATTCATTCTTTAGACAAAATCCTTGCTTATAAAGTAGATCAAATTAAAGTAGTGTTACCACACGAAACGGACGATTTAAAAATTGTGGAAAATAAAGATTATATAACATTAATTACATGTACGCCTTATGGAGTAAACACAAATAGATTGCTGGTTCGAGGTGAGCGTGTAGAGTTCAACCAGGAAGAAAAGCAAGGAATGAGTACAGAGGTATCTATGTTTAATAAGTGGACGGTAATAGTTCCAATCCTATTGTTATGTACGCTTCTGTTCGTAATTTATAAGAAAAAAATAATTAGATAG
- a CDS encoding MSCRAMM family protein — MRLRLKLVSIHFMALLMLCVSFVVYVPKEAYGSTINLEGLGDISRYNAVVFGNHKAVGGDIEGAIAVQGDMDASGYTIVGAAAGTSNIVGEKWSDEGYPSLLLSGKFKKSREESFIIQNGIVVMTKESDPDRIIQSSYDRIVYKEKLEIDAKFNEFHNLVNQVSKNAGQYKTNTPIPNMSYGIGKDINNPNIYVSSELTGKINLDIRDVFLPNAKGKDFIVMYSDAIEVTFKNGSILYDTNNIGRATDIIPTSQPYSPNSPFTELYGKVIWVFPNAKKITTEGYGVVGSVFAPNAVLETKGGSINGQAFVSTVQQTGGFEFHNFKFNWQQWNKLSTGKVKIKKVDSNNDNKKLMGAKFHIKDSNEKVVGELVTNEEGEAISKELPIGNYTLVETEAPKGYDLLKDKIAAKIEKDAVVEIKIGNKKLPDPMGKMKLVKVDTGDKNKKLAGAKFHIEDSNKKIVGELVTDEKGEAISKDLPIGDYTLVEVEAPKGYDLLKDKIAIKIEKGVVVEIKIGNKKLPDPMGKMKLVKVDTSDKNKKLAGAKFHIEDSNKKVVGELVTDEKGEAISKDLPIGNYTLVEVEAPKGYELLKDKKAIKIEKDVVVEIKIGNRKLPDPTGQIEIEKVDDKDINLKLKDAVFQVLDKEGKEVSRLTTDEKGKVISNQLALGKYTIKEIKAPNGYMLLRDPIEIEITEAVRTQKLTVKNVKNNWVIPNTGGSGTTSFYVIGFMLMFGVLCLCVKNRI, encoded by the coding sequence TTGAGGCTACGATTAAAACTGGTAAGTATTCATTTTATGGCTTTGTTGATGTTATGTGTAAGTTTTGTCGTCTATGTACCAAAAGAAGCGTATGGATCCACGATAAACTTAGAAGGTCTAGGTGATATATCGCGTTATAATGCTGTTGTCTTTGGTAACCATAAAGCAGTAGGTGGCGATATTGAAGGAGCAATTGCAGTTCAAGGTGATATGGATGCATCTGGTTATACAATTGTAGGTGCAGCAGCGGGAACATCTAATATAGTAGGTGAAAAATGGAGTGATGAGGGATATCCATCCTTGTTATTGTCTGGAAAATTTAAAAAATCAAGAGAGGAATCTTTTATCATTCAAAACGGAATAGTCGTAATGACAAAAGAGAGTGATCCAGATCGTATCATACAATCTTCTTATGATCGTATCGTTTATAAAGAAAAACTAGAAATTGACGCGAAATTTAATGAATTTCACAACTTAGTGAACCAAGTCAGTAAAAATGCAGGTCAATATAAAACGAATACCCCAATTCCAAATATGAGTTATGGAATCGGAAAAGATATAAACAATCCTAATATTTATGTTTCATCAGAATTGACAGGGAAAATCAATTTAGATATAAGAGATGTATTTTTACCCAATGCTAAAGGGAAAGATTTTATCGTTATGTATTCGGATGCAATAGAGGTTACATTTAAAAATGGGTCCATTCTATATGACACGAACAATATTGGAAGGGCTACGGATATAATTCCTACATCTCAACCCTATTCTCCTAATTCACCGTTTACTGAGCTATACGGGAAGGTGATTTGGGTTTTTCCTAATGCGAAAAAGATCACAACAGAGGGATATGGTGTTGTTGGGAGTGTGTTTGCTCCAAATGCTGTATTAGAAACAAAAGGCGGCTCAATTAATGGACAAGCATTTGTCAGTACTGTACAACAAACTGGTGGATTTGAATTTCACAATTTCAAATTTAACTGGCAACAATGGAACAAGCTTAGTACAGGAAAAGTAAAAATAAAAAAAGTTGATAGTAATAATGATAATAAAAAATTGATGGGGGCAAAGTTTCATATTAAAGATTCAAATGAAAAAGTAGTTGGAGAGCTAGTAACAAATGAAGAAGGAGAAGCGATATCAAAAGAATTACCAATAGGTAACTATACTCTTGTGGAAACAGAAGCGCCAAAAGGTTATGACTTATTAAAAGATAAAATAGCTGCAAAAATAGAAAAAGATGCAGTAGTAGAAATTAAAATAGGAAATAAGAAATTACCAGATCCGATGGGGAAAATGAAGCTAGTGAAAGTAGATACGGGAGATAAAAATAAAAAACTAGCAGGGGCAAAGTTTCATATTGAAGATTCAAATAAAAAAATAGTTGGTGAGTTAGTAACAGATGAAAAAGGAGAAGCGATATCAAAAGATTTGCCAATAGGTGACTATACCCTAGTGGAAGTAGAAGCGCCAAAAGGTTACGACTTATTAAAAGATAAAATAGCTATAAAAATAGAAAAAGGTGTAGTAGTAGAAATTAAAATAGGAAATAAGAAATTACCAGATCCGATGGGAAAAATGAAGCTAGTGAAAGTAGATACGAGCGATAAAAATAAAAAGCTAGCAGGAGCAAAATTTCATATTGAAGATTCAAATAAAAAAGTAGTTGGTGAGTTAGTAACAGATGAAAAAGGAGAAGCGATATCAAAAGATTTGCCAATAGGTAACTATACCTTAGTGGAAGTAGAAGCGCCAAAAGGTTACGAATTATTAAAAGATAAAAAAGCTATAAAAATAGAAAAAGATGTAGTAGTAGAAATTAAAATAGGAAATAGGAAATTACCAGATCCGACTGGGCAAATTGAAATTGAGAAAGTCGATGATAAGGATATTAATTTAAAACTAAAAGATGCTGTATTTCAAGTTTTAGATAAAGAAGGTAAAGAAGTTAGTAGATTAACAACGGATGAAAAAGGAAAGGTGATTTCCAACCAATTAGCACTTGGAAAGTATACGATTAAAGAAATAAAAGCACCAAACGGATATATGTTACTTAGAGATCCAATAGAAATAGAAATTACAGAAGCGGTAAGGACACAAAAACTAACAGTGAAAAATGTGAAAAATAATTGGGTAATCCCTAATACTGGTGGCAGCGGAACAACAAGTTTTTACGTGATTGGTTTTATGTTAATGTTTGGTGTGTTATGTTTATGTGTGAAAAATCGTATATAA
- a CDS encoding class I SAM-dependent methyltransferase, with the protein MVIKQDEIKVVVGAGAFNNNPGWIQTQEDELNLLDKVTWEERFEYNSISAILAEHVWEHLTFEEGVRAAEICYEFLKPAGHIRCGVPDAFFRDEAYQNIVQIGGPGPKDHPAASHKIVHNYKTLTKMFETAGFEVVLLEYCDENGQFYYNEWDANDGVIFRSKKYDSRNKGDKLGFPSLIVDAIKR; encoded by the coding sequence TTGGTAATAAAACAAGACGAAATTAAAGTAGTAGTCGGAGCTGGAGCGTTTAATAATAATCCAGGTTGGATACAAACACAAGAAGATGAACTTAATTTACTAGATAAAGTTACGTGGGAAGAAAGATTTGAATACAATTCTATTTCAGCTATTTTAGCTGAGCATGTATGGGAACACCTTACGTTTGAAGAAGGTGTAAGGGCAGCAGAAATTTGTTATGAATTTTTAAAGCCAGCAGGGCACATTCGGTGCGGTGTTCCTGATGCATTTTTCCGAGACGAAGCATACCAAAATATAGTTCAAATAGGCGGACCTGGTCCGAAAGATCATCCAGCAGCAAGTCATAAAATCGTTCATAATTATAAAACCTTAACGAAAATGTTTGAAACTGCGGGGTTTGAGGTAGTTTTACTTGAATATTGTGATGAAAATGGTCAGTTTTATTACAACGAATGGGATGCAAACGATGGTGTTATTTTCCGTTCTAAAAAGTATGATTCTAGAAATAAAGGCGATAAACTTGGTTTTCCATCGCTAATTGTCGATGCGATTAAGCGGTAA
- a CDS encoding SRPBCC family protein translates to MIAEIEKVTDGYIVKFERQFPYTIEEVWPVLTENSKLKKWMSNLQIESFKTGGIIKFDMMDGSFINIDILECQVNAVLEFTWDKDRIRFEIHKEENGTLLLLKEYIHELTDHTPKDIAGWHICLDLFSAVLEGEEKEFSKDEWQQWFEIYKGKFLEVRG, encoded by the coding sequence ATGATAGCTGAAATTGAAAAAGTAACTGATGGGTATATTGTAAAATTTGAACGCCAATTTCCATATACAATAGAGGAAGTTTGGCCTGTATTAACAGAAAACAGTAAGCTTAAAAAATGGATGTCTAATTTACAGATTGAAAGCTTTAAAACAGGTGGCATAATCAAGTTTGACATGATGGACGGTTCATTTATAAATATTGATATTTTAGAGTGTCAAGTAAACGCAGTGCTTGAATTTACTTGGGATAAAGATCGTATCCGATTTGAAATACATAAAGAGGAAAATGGTACTCTTTTACTTCTTAAAGAATACATTCATGAATTAACAGATCATACACCGAAAGACATAGCAGGTTGGCATATTTGTTTAGATCTTTTTTCTGCCGTTCTAGAAGGAGAAGAAAAAGAATTTTCTAAAGATGAATGGCAACAGTGGTTTGAAATATATAAAGGTAAGTTTCTTGAAGTAAGAGGGTAA